Proteins encoded within one genomic window of Spirulina major PCC 6313:
- a CDS encoding YaaW family protein — protein sequence MDELRAALDLATDEELGQLTHILFCRRFNPLDYFQTPAVAEVQQCDRTTQLAMLQQRFFFLAADGMTVLRGRSHAISYHQVLIQVCRYLKIPHAASLSTLDLEAEIFLHLMGQAWQKLPAAEQNSLTVKIQRSLTRTDFAEPLPAQLQHNPMQFLLKGGGVVAISAVVRSLVLNHIARQFTLHFAQYQATQAILRRGGAIAAGQLQHQIALQAARRGMVTTAARHGAARTLFAALGPILWATFLADLGWRAIATNYGRIIPIIFAIAQIRLTRAAIWEPVLS from the coding sequence TTGGATGAACTGCGTGCGGCCCTGGATCTCGCGACGGATGAGGAATTAGGACAACTGACCCATATTTTGTTTTGTCGGCGGTTTAATCCTCTGGACTATTTTCAGACCCCAGCGGTGGCTGAGGTGCAGCAATGCGATCGCACCACCCAACTGGCGATGCTACAACAGCGGTTTTTCTTCCTCGCTGCCGATGGCATGACGGTGCTCCGGGGTCGTAGCCACGCGATCAGTTATCACCAAGTCCTGATCCAAGTCTGCCGCTATTTAAAAATCCCTCATGCAGCTTCCCTGTCCACGCTGGATCTAGAGGCGGAAATCTTTCTGCACCTCATGGGCCAAGCGTGGCAGAAACTCCCAGCGGCTGAACAAAATTCCCTCACGGTGAAGATTCAGCGATCGCTCACCCGCACCGACTTTGCCGAACCCCTCCCGGCTCAACTACAACACAACCCGATGCAGTTTTTGCTCAAAGGGGGCGGTGTCGTGGCAATTAGTGCCGTGGTGCGGTCTTTGGTGTTGAACCATATCGCCCGCCAATTTACCCTCCATTTTGCCCAGTACCAAGCCACCCAGGCCATCCTCCGCCGGGGCGGTGCGATCGCCGCCGGTCAACTCCAGCATCAGATCGCCCTCCAAGCCGCCCGCCGAGGCATGGTCACCACCGCCGCCCGCCATGGGGCCGCCCGGACTCTCTTCGCCGCCCTGGGGCCGATTCTCTGGGCTACCTTTTTGGCGGATCTTGGCTGGCGGGCCATTGCGACGAATTACGGGCGAATCATTCCGATCATTTTTGCGATCGCGCAAATCCGCCTCACCCGTGCCGCCATCTGGGAACCCGTCCTGTCGTAG